A genomic window from Halorubrum trapanicum includes:
- a CDS encoding amidohydrolase family protein, with translation MLGLEHDFRIVDTRATLDPDESSVATHGRDISPERLEREMLQAGIVRAVASPGQRAAGRSYLRANNAVARLSIDRPFVAFARLNGPRDPGTGPVSAVRNLRAERDDHHTRPDDVEQYSYDDRFHGFTLAPHADGLPNEDVLARLEDADLPLFVHAGREFPPEAVETELLGYDLPVVLGSFGGYPLDAELMNQTLDLLDDYDRVYVDTSAVRYREVLERGVLEHPDRVLFGSGAPDVHPNVGVMEVLTLDVSEDLMARVLAKNPARLVPALAEGADV, from the coding sequence ATGCTCGGGCTCGAACACGACTTCCGGATCGTCGACACCCGCGCGACCCTCGACCCCGACGAGTCGTCGGTCGCCACCCACGGCCGAGACATCTCGCCGGAGCGGCTGGAGCGCGAGATGCTCCAGGCGGGCATCGTCCGCGCGGTCGCGAGCCCCGGCCAGCGCGCCGCCGGGCGGAGCTACCTCCGCGCGAACAACGCCGTCGCGCGCCTCTCCATCGACCGGCCGTTCGTCGCGTTCGCCCGCCTCAACGGCCCGCGCGACCCCGGGACCGGACCGGTGTCGGCGGTCCGGAACCTCCGCGCCGAGCGCGACGACCACCACACCCGGCCGGACGACGTCGAGCAGTACTCCTACGACGACCGCTTCCACGGCTTCACGCTGGCGCCCCACGCCGACGGCCTCCCGAACGAGGACGTGCTGGCTCGGCTGGAGGACGCGGACCTCCCCCTCTTCGTCCACGCCGGTCGGGAGTTCCCCCCCGAGGCGGTCGAGACGGAGCTGCTCGGCTACGACCTCCCGGTCGTGCTGGGGAGCTTCGGGGGCTACCCGCTGGACGCCGAGCTGATGAATCAGACGCTGGACCTGTTGGACGACTACGACCGCGTGTACGTCGACACGAGCGCGGTCCGGTACCGCGAGGTGCTCGAACGCGGCGTGCTGGAACACCCCGACCGCGTCCTCTTCGGCTCCGGCGCGCCCGACGTCCACCCCAACGTCGGCGTGATGGAAGTGCTCACCCTCGACGTCTCCGAGGACCTGATGGCCCGCGTGCTGGCGAAGAACCCCGCGCGCCTCGTCCCCGCGCTCGCCGAGGGCGCGGACGTCTGA
- a CDS encoding ABC transporter ATP-binding protein, with the protein MIEASGLRKTYGDFAAVVDSDFSVDDGEVFGIVGPNGAGKTTTLKILAGLVEPTAGEVTVAGFDASDPEMRRHLGFLPEESPLYEEMTALSYLRFFADLYDVPREVADERIEAALDRLELDHRERRLGDVSKGMKRKVAIARSLVNDPDVLVYDEPASGLDPVTTNSVLAFTRELRETGKTVVFSAHNLYHVESVCDRVVVMNEGRIVARGSVDGIRERHGETTYRVFTDVEPAATPALTELDATTEEVGDRYRTAVPSMDAVAAVRDAVGDAGGEVVDIRSREPSLEDVFLDIVGRPMPGRYTGDLGGDGTEAASGADGDGDGDEPETETTEPATTEATE; encoded by the coding sequence ATGATCGAGGCCTCGGGGCTCCGGAAGACCTACGGCGACTTCGCGGCCGTGGTCGACAGCGACTTTTCCGTCGACGACGGCGAGGTGTTCGGGATCGTCGGTCCGAACGGGGCCGGGAAGACGACGACGCTCAAGATACTCGCCGGCCTCGTCGAGCCGACGGCGGGCGAGGTGACCGTGGCCGGATTCGACGCCTCGGACCCCGAGATGCGACGCCACCTCGGGTTCCTGCCGGAGGAGTCGCCGCTGTACGAGGAGATGACCGCGCTGTCGTACCTCCGCTTCTTCGCCGACCTCTACGACGTGCCCCGTGAGGTCGCCGACGAACGGATCGAGGCCGCGCTCGACCGCCTCGAACTCGACCACCGCGAGCGGCGCCTCGGCGACGTCTCGAAGGGGATGAAACGCAAGGTCGCCATCGCGCGCTCGCTCGTCAACGACCCGGACGTGCTGGTGTACGACGAGCCGGCCTCCGGGCTCGACCCCGTGACGACGAACTCCGTGCTGGCGTTCACCCGCGAGCTCCGCGAGACGGGCAAGACAGTCGTCTTCTCGGCGCACAACCTCTACCACGTCGAGTCCGTCTGCGACCGCGTCGTGGTGATGAACGAGGGGCGGATCGTCGCCCGCGGGAGCGTCGACGGGATCCGCGAGCGACACGGCGAGACGACGTACCGCGTGTTCACCGACGTCGAGCCGGCCGCGACGCCCGCGCTCACCGAGCTCGACGCGACGACAGAGGAGGTCGGCGACCGGTACCGGACGGCGGTCCCGAGCATGGACGCGGTCGCGGCCGTCCGCGATGCCGTCGGCGACGCCGGCGGTGAGGTCGTCGACATCCGGAGCCGCGAGCCGAGCCTCGAAGACGTGTTCCTCGACATCGTCGGACGGCCGATGCCCGGACGGTACACCGGCGACCTCGGCGGTGACGGAACCGAAGCCGCGAGCGGCGCCGACGGCGACGGCGACGGCGACGAACCGGAAACCGAGACGACGGAGCCGGCGACCACGGAGGCGACCGAGTGA
- a CDS encoding CNNM domain-containing protein, which yields MVGAALGVIGAAAVIVLLGFSAFFSSSETAIFSLPAEWFERQAGTDDPRGDVLKELHDDPHRLLVTLLVGNNVVNIAISSIVTVLIASYLPSGAAIVVTTLCTSFLVLVFGEIVPKAFGLGNAETWSLRVASPVRLVERVLSPLITLFDGITRRMNAYISGDANIEKPYTD from the coding sequence ATGGTCGGAGCCGCACTCGGCGTGATCGGGGCCGCAGCGGTGATCGTGTTGCTGGGATTCAGCGCGTTCTTCTCCAGCTCCGAGACCGCCATCTTCTCGCTGCCGGCCGAATGGTTCGAGCGGCAGGCCGGCACTGACGACCCGCGGGGGGACGTGCTGAAGGAGCTACACGACGACCCCCACCGGCTCCTCGTGACGCTGCTCGTCGGGAACAACGTCGTCAACATCGCCATTTCGAGCATCGTGACCGTCCTGATCGCGAGCTACCTCCCGTCGGGGGCGGCAATCGTGGTGACGACGCTGTGTACGAGCTTCCTCGTCCTCGTCTTCGGCGAGATAGTCCCCAAGGCCTTCGGGCTCGGAAACGCCGAGACGTGGTCGCTGCGGGTCGCGTCGCCGGTGCGGCTCGTCGAGCGCGTCCTCTCGCCGCTCATCACGCTGTTCGACGGGATCACTCGTCGGATGAACGCGTACATCAGCGGCGACGCGAACATCGAGAAGCCGTACACGGACTGA
- a CDS encoding J domain-containing protein, with the protein MFAEITSLVPRWVLWGVGLGIAATGVVALAFYLGDRFVPAPAASAGRRGAAGDERRRREIRTYLTAAGERFAEDHAFDGVSVPFYLPERGVAITFDAHDYFRLEGEGVYTVLCEHEMPGRGLGRRLPFDVDEPDWATDESGSGRDRTGRFGGGGFGTGRSAGASRPGGAAGRADPVGDAFDELGVSRDADLDAVKGAYRERVKETHPDQGGDEESFRRVREAYATARNHVDGGPADRDADRRRERQTGYGR; encoded by the coding sequence GTGTTCGCCGAGATCACGAGCCTGGTGCCGCGGTGGGTCCTCTGGGGGGTCGGCCTCGGGATCGCCGCCACCGGGGTGGTCGCGCTCGCCTTCTACCTCGGCGACCGGTTCGTGCCGGCTCCGGCCGCGTCGGCCGGCCGCCGCGGCGCCGCCGGCGACGAGCGCCGCCGCCGCGAGATCCGGACGTATCTGACCGCGGCCGGCGAGCGCTTCGCGGAGGACCACGCGTTCGACGGCGTCTCCGTTCCCTTCTACCTTCCCGAGCGCGGCGTCGCGATCACCTTCGACGCGCACGACTACTTCCGGCTGGAGGGCGAGGGCGTCTACACGGTCCTCTGCGAGCACGAGATGCCCGGCCGCGGGCTCGGCCGCCGGCTTCCGTTCGACGTCGACGAACCCGACTGGGCGACCGACGAGTCCGGTTCGGGGCGCGACCGCACCGGTCGGTTCGGCGGTGGCGGCTTCGGGACCGGCCGATCGGCCGGCGCCTCACGGCCGGGCGGCGCCGCCGGCCGCGCCGACCCCGTCGGCGACGCCTTCGACGAGCTCGGCGTCTCGCGCGACGCCGACCTCGACGCGGTGAAGGGCGCCTACCGCGAGCGCGTCAAGGAGACGCACCCCGACCAGGGCGGCGACGAGGAGTCGTTCCGGCGCGTCCGCGAGGCGTACGCGACCGCCCGCAACCACGTCGACGGCGGTCCGGCCGACCGCGACGCGGACCGCCGCCGCGAGCGACAGACCGGGTACGGGCGGTGA
- a CDS encoding metallophosphoesterase produces the protein MTRAGAEVDSAFSDVAFAERAIYLPANDALVVADLHVGRGEASAVSLPLGERADLIDRLRDLLDRFDPATVVVAGDVVHTFDRVSDRARGALEALRDACDARGAALELVAGNHDAALADAWDSRVRDELVLDESGDRTASDAPRTVVCHGHEAPATAADRYAIGHVHPTIEIEGDRRPCVLRGEGTYRGADLLVLPAFTRLAPGVAVNDMRTDAFDSPLVTDADRLAPVVIDPDGGDGPAADAGGGAGDAGAVLRFPPLGEFRELL, from the coding sequence GTGACGCGAGCGGGCGCCGAGGTCGACTCCGCGTTCTCCGACGTCGCCTTCGCGGAGCGCGCGATCTACCTCCCCGCGAACGACGCGCTCGTCGTCGCCGACCTCCACGTCGGCCGCGGCGAGGCCTCCGCCGTCTCGCTCCCGCTCGGCGAGCGCGCGGACCTGATCGACCGGCTCCGCGACCTCCTCGACCGGTTCGATCCGGCGACGGTCGTCGTCGCCGGCGACGTCGTCCACACCTTCGACCGGGTCAGCGACAGGGCCCGCGGGGCGCTGGAGGCGCTCCGCGACGCCTGCGACGCACGCGGCGCCGCCCTCGAACTCGTCGCGGGCAACCACGACGCCGCGCTCGCGGACGCGTGGGACAGTCGGGTCCGCGACGAGTTGGTCCTCGATGAGTCCGGGGACCGGACCGCGAGCGACGCGCCCCGGACCGTCGTCTGTCACGGCCACGAGGCGCCCGCGACCGCGGCGGACCGGTACGCGATCGGCCACGTCCACCCGACGATCGAGATCGAGGGCGACCGCCGCCCCTGCGTCCTCCGCGGCGAGGGGACCTACCGCGGCGCCGACCTCCTCGTGTTGCCCGCGTTCACCCGGCTCGCCCCGGGCGTGGCCGTCAACGACATGCGGACCGACGCGTTCGACTCCCCGCTCGTCACCGACGCGGACCGACTGGCGCCGGTCGTTATCGACCCCGACGGCGGGGACGGGCCCGCCGCCGACGCGGGGGGCGGCGCGGGCGACGCCGGAGCGGTCCTCCGGTTCCCGCCCCTCGGCGAGTTCCGCGAGCTGTTGTGA
- a CDS encoding SRPBCC family protein encodes MFGNLDATGNVDRDGRASVVREGATLAVGRDVDAPPERTARALRDTRRWPDWSPSVSGVESIDRYVETGTTGRVRVAGVWVPFRVTGATRLRWDWRVARIPATGHRVDRYSGEPDRCRAVIEVPLVAAAYVPVCRRALDRFAALVEGE; translated from the coding sequence GTGTTCGGAAACCTCGACGCGACCGGAAACGTCGACCGCGACGGCCGAGCCTCCGTGGTCCGCGAGGGCGCGACGCTCGCGGTCGGTCGCGACGTCGACGCGCCGCCGGAGCGGACAGCCAGGGCGCTCCGCGACACGCGGCGGTGGCCCGACTGGAGTCCGTCCGTCAGCGGCGTCGAGAGCATCGACCGGTACGTCGAGACCGGAACGACCGGGCGGGTCCGGGTCGCGGGCGTCTGGGTCCCGTTCCGGGTGACGGGGGCGACGCGTCTCCGGTGGGACTGGCGAGTCGCGCGGATCCCCGCGACCGGGCACCGGGTCGATCGGTACTCGGGAGAGCCGGACCGGTGTCGAGCGGTGATCGAGGTCCCGCTGGTCGCGGCCGCGTACGTCCCGGTCTGCCGGCGCGCGCTCGATCGGTTCGCGGCGCTCGTCGAGGGGGAGTGA
- a CDS encoding helix-turn-helix domain-containing protein: MSSQDLSAAESAETADSGADVAAEATAPDTPCPVIDSIEQIGSQWRLVVLHELLNGEARFNELKRETDANARTLSRVLDDLQETGFVDRRLEEDSPVATYYSLTDKGESLAPVFEEIDDWAHEWLAECEA, from the coding sequence ATGTCATCACAGGACCTTTCGGCGGCGGAGTCGGCGGAGACGGCGGATTCGGGCGCTGACGTGGCGGCTGAGGCGACCGCGCCCGACACGCCCTGCCCGGTAATTGACTCCATCGAGCAGATCGGATCGCAGTGGCGGCTCGTCGTCCTCCACGAGCTGTTGAACGGCGAGGCGCGGTTCAACGAGCTGAAGCGGGAGACGGACGCGAACGCTCGGACGCTTTCGCGCGTGCTCGACGACCTCCAGGAGACCGGCTTCGTCGATCGACGGCTGGAGGAGGACTCGCCGGTGGCGACGTACTACAGTTTGACTGATAAAGGCGAGTCGCTCGCCCCCGTCTTCGAGGAGATCGACGACTGGGCCCACGAGTGGCTCGCCGAATGTGAAGCGTAA
- a CDS encoding VOC family protein, with the protein MSDAPPTTGLHHVTNICTDIEETTAFYEDVLGWHTVKRTQNYDDPGTPHYYFSPTPEGEPGTNVTYFEYPDSQGTPGPGASHHFAFGVEDEATLEEWQAHLEAHDVEVSEVKDRTYFKSVYFTDPDGLVFELATQGPGFTRDEDEPGSAVIDPFEEGYEN; encoded by the coding sequence ATGAGCGACGCGCCGCCGACGACCGGGCTCCACCACGTCACGAACATCTGTACCGACATCGAGGAGACCACCGCGTTCTACGAGGACGTGCTCGGCTGGCACACGGTCAAGCGGACCCAGAACTACGACGACCCCGGGACGCCGCACTACTACTTCTCGCCGACGCCGGAGGGCGAGCCGGGGACCAACGTCACCTACTTCGAGTACCCGGACTCGCAGGGGACGCCGGGCCCGGGCGCGAGCCACCACTTCGCGTTCGGCGTCGAAGACGAGGCGACGCTCGAGGAGTGGCAGGCGCACCTCGAAGCCCACGACGTCGAAGTCTCCGAGGTGAAGGACCGAACCTACTTCAAGAGCGTCTACTTCACCGACCCCGACGGCCTCGTCTTCGAGTTGGCGACCCAGGGGCCCGGCTTCACCCGCGACGAGGACGAGCCCGGCAGCGCGGTCATCGACCCGTTCGAGGAGGGCTACGAGAACTGA
- a CDS encoding amidohydrolase family protein: protein MYEMDGEEIFVIDGHVHLWDAREENIIHEGGEQFLQCFYDYHTGFTPEEKQWDIDTYRHYGADKMTEDLFGNAAADMAIFQPTYLDDFYDEGFNTTEQNAELAEEYPERFVLNGSFDPRDGEEGLRYLEHLKEEYDIPGVKLYTAEWRGESKGWRLDSDEAFEFLEKCADLGIENINAHKGPTIRPLNRDAFDVKDIDDAASSFPELNFIVNHVGLPRLDDFCWIAAQEPNVYGGLAVASAMTTNRPRKFGEIMGELLYWLGEDRVLFGSDYALWNPDWLVDQVMNAELTDEQRDEYGVELDVETMKKVMGENVAELYDIDIEEKKRQFRDDDITERFDLGAHYGGDAGAAAD from the coding sequence ATGTACGAGATGGACGGCGAGGAGATATTCGTCATCGACGGCCACGTTCACCTGTGGGACGCGCGGGAGGAGAACATCATTCACGAGGGGGGCGAGCAGTTCCTCCAGTGCTTCTACGACTACCACACCGGGTTCACCCCGGAGGAGAAGCAGTGGGACATCGACACGTACCGGCACTACGGCGCCGACAAGATGACCGAGGACCTGTTCGGGAACGCGGCCGCCGACATGGCGATCTTCCAGCCGACCTACCTCGACGACTTCTACGACGAGGGGTTCAACACGACCGAGCAGAACGCCGAGCTCGCGGAAGAGTACCCGGAGCGGTTCGTCTTGAACGGGAGCTTCGACCCGCGCGACGGCGAGGAGGGACTCCGATACCTCGAACATCTCAAGGAGGAGTACGACATCCCCGGCGTGAAGCTGTACACCGCCGAGTGGCGCGGCGAGTCGAAGGGGTGGCGGCTCGACAGCGACGAGGCCTTCGAGTTCTTAGAGAAGTGCGCCGACCTCGGGATCGAGAACATCAACGCCCACAAGGGACCGACGATCCGCCCGCTCAACCGCGACGCGTTCGACGTGAAGGACATCGACGACGCAGCCTCGTCGTTCCCGGAACTCAACTTCATCGTCAACCACGTCGGGCTCCCGCGGCTCGACGACTTCTGCTGGATCGCCGCCCAGGAGCCGAACGTGTACGGCGGACTCGCGGTCGCCTCCGCGATGACGACGAACCGCCCGCGGAAGTTCGGCGAGATCATGGGCGAGCTGCTGTACTGGCTCGGCGAGGACCGGGTCCTGTTCGGCTCCGACTACGCGCTGTGGAACCCCGACTGGCTCGTCGACCAGGTGATGAACGCGGAGCTCACCGACGAGCAGCGCGACGAGTACGGGGTCGAACTCGACGTCGAGACGATGAAGAAGGTCATGGGCGAGAACGTCGCGGAGCTGTACGACATCGACATCGAGGAGAAGAAGCGCCAGTTCCGCGACGACGACATCACCGAGCGGTTCGACCTCGGCGCCCACTACGGCGGGGACGCGGGGGCCGCCGCGGACTGA
- a CDS encoding MTH865 family protein, producing the protein MSDVKAELREQFLEAFGGADFPVENQMDLVPALPDGPATKFEAGDVSFTAMEMAAKLGSEQEFPYDTAEELVDDILDGLESKGMI; encoded by the coding sequence ATGAGCGACGTGAAAGCGGAACTCCGCGAACAGTTCTTGGAGGCGTTCGGCGGCGCAGACTTCCCCGTCGAGAACCAGATGGACCTCGTCCCCGCGCTGCCGGACGGTCCGGCGACGAAGTTCGAGGCCGGCGACGTGAGCTTCACCGCGATGGAGATGGCGGCGAAGCTCGGCAGCGAACAGGAGTTCCCCTACGACACCGCCGAGGAGCTCGTCGACGACATCCTCGACGGGCTCGAATCGAAAGGAATGATCTGA
- a CDS encoding redox-regulated ATPase YchF, translating to MLTVALAGKPNAGKSTFYTAATMADVDVANYPFTTVDPNRGVTYVRTECPCLDREERCGNENCRDGKRYVPVELLDVAGLVPGAHEGKGLGNQFLDELTNADVVLNVVDASGATNAEGDPVEVGSHDPLDDVDFVEEEMDLWLAGIVDRNWEGVERQSRSPDFDLEGALSDMLTGFGATERDVTAVLRELEYPDDPKAWDDGDREALARAVRRRTKPIVVVANKVDAAPDGAVERIREGTDKPVIPATADGELALRRAAEAGVVDYDPGDESFEVVGDVSDDQRAGLDALRESMAEHDGTGVQTALNAAVYDLLDRITAYPVQDAGKWTDGTGNVLPDAFLLPSGSTPRDLAYAVHSDIGEGYLHAVDARASRRIGEDHELSEGDVVKIVSTAGP from the coding sequence ATGCTCACGGTCGCGCTCGCGGGCAAGCCGAACGCCGGCAAGTCCACCTTCTACACCGCCGCCACGATGGCCGACGTCGACGTCGCCAACTACCCGTTCACGACGGTCGACCCGAACCGAGGCGTGACCTACGTCCGCACCGAGTGTCCCTGTCTCGACCGCGAGGAGCGCTGTGGCAACGAGAACTGCCGCGACGGGAAGCGCTACGTCCCGGTCGAGCTGCTCGACGTCGCGGGGCTCGTGCCGGGCGCCCACGAGGGGAAGGGCCTCGGCAACCAGTTCCTCGACGAGCTGACGAACGCGGACGTCGTGTTGAACGTCGTCGACGCCTCGGGCGCGACAAACGCCGAGGGCGACCCCGTCGAGGTCGGGAGCCACGACCCCCTCGACGACGTGGACTTCGTCGAGGAGGAGATGGACCTGTGGCTCGCGGGCATCGTCGACCGCAACTGGGAGGGCGTCGAGCGGCAGTCGCGTTCCCCCGACTTCGACCTCGAAGGGGCGCTCTCGGACATGCTCACGGGCTTCGGCGCGACCGAGCGCGACGTGACCGCGGTCCTGCGCGAACTGGAGTATCCCGACGACCCGAAGGCGTGGGACGACGGCGACCGCGAGGCGCTCGCGCGGGCGGTCCGCCGCCGCACCAAACCCATCGTCGTCGTCGCGAACAAGGTCGACGCGGCGCCGGACGGCGCGGTCGAGCGCATCCGCGAGGGGACGGACAAACCCGTGATCCCCGCGACCGCCGACGGCGAACTCGCCCTGCGCCGCGCCGCGGAGGCCGGCGTCGTCGACTACGACCCGGGCGACGAGTCGTTCGAGGTCGTCGGCGACGTCTCGGATGACCAGCGCGCCGGCCTCGACGCGCTGCGCGAGTCGATGGCCGAACACGACGGGACTGGCGTTCAGACGGCCCTGAACGCCGCCGTCTACGACCTGCTCGACCGGATCACGGCCTACCCGGTCCAGGACGCCGGCAAGTGGACCGACGGGACCGGGAACGTCCTCCCGGACGCGTTCCTGCTGCCTTCGGGGTCGACCCCGCGGGACCTCGCGTACGCGGTCCACTCCGACATCGGCGAGGGGTACCTCCACGCGGTCGACGCGCGCGCCTCGCGCCGGATCGGCGAGGACCACGAGCTGAGCGAGGGCGACGTGGTCAAGATCGTCTCGACCGCCGGCCCCTGA
- a CDS encoding DoxX family protein — protein MLAELATLPLQFDTPLAGELFLLGRIVFGATLAFMGLNHFMDLETMAGYAEFKGLPAPQFSVIASGAVLVLGGLGVAAGAFPVLSAGALAVFLLVSAVTMHDFWSMDDPEEKQNEMTSFLKNVYGAGAALALLAVGGSAWPYAVGVGLF, from the coding sequence ATGTTAGCTGAACTCGCGACGTTACCGCTCCAGTTCGACACCCCCCTCGCGGGCGAACTCTTTCTGCTCGGCCGGATCGTCTTCGGCGCGACGCTCGCGTTCATGGGCCTCAACCACTTCATGGACCTCGAGACCATGGCCGGCTACGCCGAGTTCAAGGGCCTCCCGGCCCCGCAGTTCTCGGTGATCGCGTCCGGCGCCGTCCTCGTCCTCGGCGGCCTCGGCGTCGCGGCGGGCGCGTTCCCCGTCCTCTCCGCCGGCGCGCTCGCCGTCTTCCTCCTCGTCTCCGCCGTGACGATGCACGACTTCTGGTCGATGGACGACCCCGAGGAGAAGCAGAACGAGATGACGAGCTTCCTGAAGAACGTCTACGGCGCCGGCGCGGCGCTCGCGTTGCTCGCTGTCGGCGGCAGCGCGTGGCCGTACGCGGTCGGTGTCGGCCTGTTCTGA
- a CDS encoding GNAT family N-acetyltransferase, protein MELVEAGEGDLDALVERWYDLATAMEAHSELNEIVYEDAGSVPDDGFRAHLDDPATTDYLVVADGETVGFVTVETGERPSRERGRYLDVVNLEIDPDHRNEGYGTAVVNRMTAMAREADRDYLTVSCEWGNDGARRFYRDAGFEPKQVTYARPLE, encoded by the coding sequence ATGGAACTCGTCGAAGCCGGCGAGGGCGACCTGGACGCCCTCGTCGAACGGTGGTACGACCTTGCGACGGCGATGGAGGCGCACTCAGAGCTAAACGAGATCGTCTACGAGGACGCGGGATCGGTGCCGGACGACGGCTTCCGCGCGCACCTCGACGACCCCGCGACGACCGACTACCTCGTCGTCGCCGACGGCGAGACGGTGGGGTTCGTCACCGTCGAGACCGGAGAGCGCCCCTCCCGAGAGCGTGGCCGGTACCTCGACGTCGTGAACCTCGAAATCGACCCGGACCACCGGAACGAGGGGTACGGCACGGCGGTCGTGAACCGGATGACGGCGATGGCCCGTGAGGCCGACCGCGACTACCTCACCGTCTCCTGCGAGTGGGGCAACGACGGCGCGCGGCGGTTCTACCGGGACGCGGGCTTCGAGCCCAAACAGGTGACGTACGCGCGACCGTTGGAGTGA
- a CDS encoding iron-sulfur cluster assembly protein, which translates to MSGSSTDPTADAGSDTGGDSPSDPAGEPQRISAVRDRLDRVEDPELARSIVELDYVDAIEVDGDRVEVRFTLPTAWCSPAFAWMMATDARDEVEGLDWADEARIELCDHMHGDEITTGVNARDTFGETFPDADGGVAEVRAAIADKARVSTQREAVDALLDAGVDPEQVVALDRSDVEVAGDEAHVDLGGLSVVVDADPVADYLDRVETSGHVTGPDDTLFLTPEGDPISAERLDVVQKRSRLASVNMGGQGAVCDALHRARHGPDGPDGSGASYVDQSGDGPSAYDGDVDEFTSTWTLSGDD; encoded by the coding sequence ATGTCGGGGAGCAGCACGGACCCGACGGCCGACGCCGGGAGCGACACCGGCGGCGACTCCCCGAGCGACCCGGCCGGCGAGCCGCAGCGAATCTCGGCGGTCAGGGACCGACTCGACCGCGTCGAGGACCCGGAGCTCGCCCGCTCGATCGTCGAACTCGACTACGTCGACGCGATCGAGGTCGACGGCGACCGCGTCGAGGTCCGGTTCACGCTCCCGACCGCGTGGTGTTCGCCCGCGTTCGCGTGGATGATGGCGACCGACGCCCGCGACGAGGTCGAGGGGCTCGACTGGGCCGACGAGGCGCGGATCGAGCTGTGCGACCACATGCACGGCGACGAGATCACGACCGGCGTCAACGCCCGCGACACCTTCGGGGAGACCTTCCCGGACGCGGACGGCGGCGTGGCGGAGGTGCGCGCGGCCATCGCCGACAAGGCTCGCGTCTCCACGCAGCGCGAGGCGGTCGACGCGCTGCTCGACGCCGGCGTCGACCCGGAACAGGTCGTCGCGCTCGACCGCTCGGACGTCGAGGTCGCCGGCGACGAGGCCCACGTCGACCTCGGCGGGCTCTCGGTCGTCGTCGACGCCGACCCGGTCGCCGACTACCTCGACCGCGTCGAGACGAGCGGCCACGTGACGGGGCCCGACGACACGCTGTTCCTGACGCCGGAGGGCGACCCCATCTCGGCCGAGCGACTCGACGTGGTCCAGAAGCGCTCCCGGCTGGCGAGCGTGAACATGGGCGGACAGGGCGCAGTCTGCGACGCGCTCCACCGCGCGCGCCACGGCCCCGACGGCCCGGACGGCTCCGGCGCGTCGTACGTCGATCAGTCTGGCGACGGTCCCTCGGCGTACGACGGCGACGTCGACGAGTTCACCTCGACGTGGACGCTCAGCGGCGACGACTGA
- a CDS encoding DUF371 domain-containing protein translates to MSDEDADVPRTRADDPHVEVVRAVGHENVTAEHASTFELTTDDWLTPAGDCIVGVEADRTPRDFSPEFREACRDADATVEATLVVDAGDETYEETITGRGDPDLALLDDRSMVGRTSGYTDDERTILVDGDGAAADLDRDLVGALADGADLTLRLAVEPDE, encoded by the coding sequence ATGAGCGACGAGGACGCGGACGTCCCGCGGACCCGCGCCGACGATCCCCACGTCGAGGTCGTCCGCGCGGTCGGCCACGAGAACGTCACCGCCGAACACGCGAGCACGTTCGAGCTCACGACCGACGACTGGCTCACCCCCGCCGGCGACTGTATCGTCGGCGTCGAGGCGGACCGGACCCCGCGAGACTTCTCCCCCGAGTTCCGCGAGGCGTGTCGGGACGCGGACGCGACGGTCGAGGCGACGCTCGTCGTCGACGCCGGCGACGAGACGTACGAGGAGACGATCACCGGCCGCGGCGACCCCGACCTCGCGCTGCTCGACGACCGCTCGATGGTCGGCCGGACGAGCGGCTACACCGACGACGAGCGGACGATCCTCGTCGACGGCGACGGCGCGGCCGCCGACCTCGACCGCGACCTCGTCGGCGCGCTGGCCGACGGGGCCGACCTCACGCTTCGGTTGGCGGTCGAGCCCGACGAGTAA